The Anaplasmataceae bacterium AB001_6 genome has a segment encoding these proteins:
- a CDS encoding FtsX-like permease family protein — protein MLKNFELLLALHYLRMKGAQGFLAFTSLVGIAIGTAVLIVVLAVMHGISNEIQNIFINISGQIKMDSYEHKMEDYNDIKSELNKIDTIKYSIPYIEGQAIISSDARHPRGAIIKGINIQEFQNLSEKLIDFKEELLENGIILGYDMASLLGVDVEDKVNIISPVMIQTPSGIFPTMKQLIVAGFFDANVKDINENYAYINLRNAQILFKEKENVTDGIEIFLYENDDIAKTQTKLISMFDHLVISNWFERHKSFCRAMALERQLMKIVLFMIILISIFNVFSCIVIMIREKMKDIAILRAFGAKRSSIFIIFMLCGVILHIVGFSIGVLLGLCVAVNVNSIVAFVSNRFGFKIIDIKIYDLEQIPILIKTDDIMIIGIYSFLLTIIFLTFPVYKSTRIEPAKVLRG, from the coding sequence ATGCTAAAGAATTTTGAGTTATTACTTGCTCTACATTATTTAAGAATGAAAGGAGCACAAGGTTTCCTTGCTTTTACATCATTAGTGGGAATAGCAATTGGCACTGCTGTTCTGATCGTAGTTTTAGCAGTAATGCATGGCATCTCTAATGAGATACAAAATATCTTTATTAATATTAGCGGTCAAATAAAAATGGATAGCTATGAACATAAAATGGAAGATTATAATGATATTAAGTCAGAGTTAAATAAAATTGATACTATCAAATATTCAATTCCATACATAGAAGGACAAGCTATTATTAGCAGCGATGCACGTCATCCACGAGGAGCAATAATAAAAGGAATTAATATTCAAGAATTTCAGAATTTATCTGAAAAATTGATTGATTTTAAGGAAGAGCTTTTAGAAAATGGGATAATTCTCGGCTATGATATGGCATCCCTTTTGGGTGTTGATGTCGAAGATAAAGTGAATATCATTTCTCCTGTTATGATACAAACCCCTTCTGGAATCTTTCCAACAATGAAGCAATTAATTGTTGCAGGTTTCTTTGATGCTAATGTCAAAGATATCAATGAGAATTATGCGTATATTAATCTACGAAATGCTCAGATTCTATTTAAAGAAAAAGAAAATGTAACAGATGGAATTGAAATCTTTTTATATGAAAATGATGATATTGCCAAAACACAAACTAAATTGATTAGTATGTTTGATCATCTAGTTATTTCTAATTGGTTTGAACGACATAAATCATTTTGTCGTGCTATGGCTTTGGAGCGTCAATTGATGAAAATAGTACTTTTCATGATTATTTTGATTTCTATCTTTAATGTGTTCTCTTGTATCGTGATTATGATTAGAGAAAAAATGAAAGATATTGCTATCCTTAGAGCTTTTGGGGCCAAAAGATCTAGTATATTTATCATCTTTATGTTATGTGGAGTAATTCTACATATTGTCGGATTTTCTATCGGAGTATTACTTGGGCTCTGTGTTGCAGTCAATGTAAATTCTATCGTTGCATTTGTATCAAATAGATTTGGCTTTAAGATTATCGATATAAAAATCTATGATTTAGAACAAATCCCCATATTAATTAAAACAGATGATATAATGATAATCGGGATATATTCCTTTTTGTTAACAATCATATTTTTAACTTTTCCAGTTTATAAATCAACCAGAATAGAACCTGCTAAAGTACTGCGCGGATAG
- a CDS encoding F0F1 ATP synthase subunit delta, producing the protein MNDLIIAGNYARVILGKYGEEIIRELEKFCSLLSDSELLRDFLNSTLIGKEEKESLLKKIVNDKKLLKLLLLLNQNKKMYIVSLLMKQLTYINLKLKGVTKLTIESSRKLSDETVSKVQDGFVKKVKIRTFVEQKLNSALGSGFIAYTDNYVMDASLNNLISKINERCKISIRKSFGAI; encoded by the coding sequence ATGAATGATTTAATTATTGCTGGCAATTATGCTAGAGTCATCCTTGGTAAATATGGAGAAGAGATAATAAGAGAATTGGAAAAATTCTGTTCTTTATTAAGTGATTCTGAGTTGTTAAGAGACTTTCTTAATAGCACTCTTATTGGAAAGGAAGAAAAAGAATCTCTCTTAAAAAAGATAGTCAATGATAAAAAATTGTTAAAATTACTTCTCTTGTTAAATCAGAACAAAAAAATGTATATTGTCTCTTTATTGATGAAACAATTGACATATATTAATTTGAAATTGAAAGGTGTAACAAAATTAACCATTGAGTCTTCTCGTAAACTCAGCGATGAAACTGTGTCAAAAGTACAGGATGGTTTTGTTAAGAAGGTAAAAATTAGAACATTTGTTGAGCAAAAGCTTAATAGTGCATTAGGCAGCGGTTTTATTGCCTACACTGATAATTATGTTATGGATGCATCACTAAATAATCTTATCAGTAAAATAAATGAGCGCTGTAAAATATCGATAAGGAAATCTTTTGGTGCTATATAA